The following proteins are encoded in a genomic region of Candidatus Krumholzibacteriia bacterium:
- a CDS encoding MerR family transcriptional regulator — MAPFRIAEASRRAGLHPRTLMLYERLGLLVPQRRGQQRRYTEDDLRWLGCIREINHEGGVSLAGIRAFMNYLPCWALRGCARRTRLDVSPGKFDCARAAAAVERLFDGQAPEACKDCGHYQPVEAPGARRLAVEGH, encoded by the coding sequence GTGGCGCCCTTTCGGATTGCCGAGGCCTCGAGACGGGCGGGCCTGCACCCGCGCACCCTCATGCTCTACGAGCGCCTGGGCCTGCTCGTACCCCAGCGGCGCGGCCAGCAGCGGCGCTACACCGAGGACGACCTGCGCTGGTTGGGGTGCATCCGGGAGATCAATCACGAGGGCGGCGTCAGCCTGGCGGGGATTCGGGCCTTCATGAACTACCTGCCCTGTTGGGCCCTGCGGGGTTGCGCCCGGCGCACGCGGCTCGACGTGAGCCCGGGCAAGTTCGACTGCGCCCGGGCTGCCGCGGCGGTGGAGCGCTTGTTCGACGGCCAGGCCCCGGAAGCATGCAAGGACTGCGGCCACTACCAGCCGGTCGAGGCCCCGGGAGCGCGACGGCTGGCGGTCGAGGGTCACTGA
- a CDS encoding dihydrofolate reductase, whose product MRLALIVAMTPDRVIGRDGTLPWRLPADLRRFKRLTLGHAVIMGRRTFASIGKPLVGRDNIVLTRQRDFAAPGCRVAHSAEEALELARTAAAIFVIGGAEVYAAFLPQAERIYLTLVQAPLPGDTHFPALVPEEWREVERSEQPADAENPHACTFLVLERQAPGS is encoded by the coding sequence ATGCGCCTCGCCCTCATCGTCGCCATGACGCCGGACCGGGTCATCGGCCGCGACGGCACCTTGCCTTGGCGGCTGCCGGCGGACTTGCGCCGCTTCAAGCGTCTCACGCTCGGGCACGCGGTGATCATGGGGCGGCGCACTTTCGCCTCCATCGGCAAGCCCCTCGTCGGGCGCGACAACATCGTCCTCACCCGGCAGCGCGATTTCGCCGCTCCGGGTTGCCGGGTGGCGCACAGCGCCGAGGAGGCGCTGGAGCTGGCGCGGACTGCCGCGGCCATCTTCGTCATCGGCGGCGCCGAGGTGTACGCGGCGTTCCTGCCCCAGGCCGAGCGCATCTACCTCACCCTCGTGCAGGCGCCATTGCCCGGGGATACCCACTTCCCGGCGCTCGTCCCGGAGGAATGGCGTGAGGTGGAGCGCAGCGAACAGCCGGCGGATGCCGAGAATCCCCACGCTTGCACCTTCCTCGTTCTGGAGCGGCAGGCGCCTGGAAGTTGA
- a CDS encoding thymidylate synthase, giving the protein MGPYLELLRRVRHEGIPKQDRTGVGTTSLFGWQLRFDLERGFPAVTTKKLHFRSIIHELLWFLRGETNVRALQAEGVRIWDEWARADGDLGPIYGAQWRSWRTLDGGKVDQLAQVLSRLRTDPDSRRHLVSAWNVGDLERMALPPCHVLFQFYVADGRLSCQLYQRSADVFLGLPFNIASYALLTSMVAQVTGYRPGEFIHTLGDVHLYKSHVEQADLQLSRTPFPAPKLWLNPAVREIDAFRFEDIEIRDYHCHEAIKAPIAV; this is encoded by the coding sequence GTGGGGCCGTACCTCGAGCTGCTGCGCCGTGTGCGCCACGAAGGCATCCCCAAACAGGACCGCACTGGGGTGGGGACAACCAGTCTCTTCGGCTGGCAACTGCGCTTCGACCTGGAGCGGGGCTTCCCGGCGGTGACGACGAAGAAGCTGCACTTCCGCTCCATCATCCACGAGCTCCTCTGGTTCCTACGCGGCGAGACCAACGTGCGCGCGCTGCAGGCAGAGGGCGTACGCATCTGGGACGAGTGGGCGAGAGCGGACGGCGACCTCGGGCCGATCTACGGAGCGCAGTGGCGGTCGTGGCGGACGCTGGACGGCGGCAAGGTAGACCAGCTGGCGCAGGTCCTCTCGCGGCTGCGGACGGATCCGGATTCACGCCGGCACCTGGTGAGTGCCTGGAACGTCGGTGATCTCGAGCGCATGGCGCTGCCGCCCTGTCACGTGCTCTTCCAGTTCTACGTCGCCGATGGGCGCCTCTCCTGCCAGCTCTACCAGCGCAGCGCCGACGTCTTCCTCGGCCTCCCCTTCAACATCGCTTCCTATGCGTTGCTCACCTCCATGGTGGCCCAGGTGACCGGCTACCGCCCGGGGGAGTTCATCCACACCCTGGGCGACGTGCACCTGTACAAGAGCCACGTGGAGCAGGCAGACCTGCAGCTGTCGCGGACCCCTTTCCCGGCCCCGAAGCTGTGGCTCAACCCGGCGGTGCGGGAGATCGACGCTTTCCGCTTCGAAGACATCGAGATCCGCGACTACCACTGCCACGAGGCGATCAAAGCCCCCATCGCGGTGTGA